A single window of Nicotiana tomentosiformis chromosome 1, ASM39032v3, whole genome shotgun sequence DNA harbors:
- the LOC104092621 gene encoding glucan endo-1,3-beta-glucosidase, translating into MALWYLFNKRSLGAAVLILVGLLMCNIQMTGAQSNIGVCYGKIANNLPSEQDVINLYKANGIRKMRIYNSDTNIFKSLNGSNIEIILDVPNQDLEALANSSIANGWVQDNIRSHFPYVKFKYISIGNEVSPSNNGQYSQFLLHAMENIYNALAASGLQDKIKVSTAIYSGLLANTYPPKDSIFREEIKSFINPIIEFLARNNLPLLANIYPYFGHIYNTVDVPLSYALFNQQGTNSTGYQNLFDALLDSIYFAVEKAGGPNVEIIVSESGWPSEGNSAATIENAQTYYRNLVNHVKGGAGTPKKPGIIVETYLFAMFDENEKNGEVTEKHFGLFYPNRTAKYQLNFMYSDT; encoded by the exons ATGGCTTTGTGGTACTTGTTCAATAAAAGGAGTCTTGGTGCAGCTGTCCTTATACTTGTTGGGCTGTTAATGTGCAATATCCAAATGACAG GAGCACAGTCTAACATTGGAGTGTGCTATGGGAAAATTGCCAACAATTTACCATCAGAACAAGATGTCATAAACCTATACAAGGCTAATGGCATCAGAAAGATGAGAATCTACAATTCAGATACAAACATCTTCAAATCTCTCAATGGAAGTAACATTGAGATCATTCTTGATGTCCCAAATCAAGATCTTGAAGCCCTAGCCAATTCTTCAATAGCCAATGGTTGGGTTCAAGATAACATAAGAAGTCATTTCCCATATGTTAAATTCAAGTACATATCTATAGGAAATGAAGTATCTCCCTCAAATAATGGTCAATATTCACAATTTCTTCTTCATGCAATGGAGAATATCTACAATGCATTAGCAGCATCAGGGTTGCAAGATAAGATCAAGGTCTCAACTGCAATATATTCAGGGCTCTTAGCGAATACCTACCCGCCTAAAGATAGTATTTTTCGCGAAGAAATCAAGAGTTTCATTAATCCCATAATCGAATTCCTAGCACGAAATAACCTTCCACTCTTAGCCAATATTTACCCTTATTTCGGCCACATTTATAACACTGTCGATGTCCCACTTTCTTACGCACTTTTCAATCAACAAGGAACAAATTCCACAGGATATCAAAATCTTTTTGATGCCCTTTTGGATTCTATATATTTTGCTGTAGAGAAAGCTGGAGGACCAAATGTGGAGATTATTGTATCTGAGAGTGGTTGGCCTTCCGAAGGAAATTCTGCAGCAACTATAGAAAATGCTCAAACTTATTATAGAAATTTGGTTAATCATGTAAAAGGAGGGGCAGGAACTCCAAAGAAACCTGGAATAATTGTAGAGACTTATCTGTTTGCTATGTTTGATGAAAATGAAAAGAATGGAGAAGTCACAGAGAAACATTTTGGACTCTTTTATCCTAATCGGACCGCAAAATATCAACTCAACTTTATGTATAGCGATACTTAA
- the LOC104111859 gene encoding glucan endo-1,3-beta-glucosidase, acidic, producing MALCIKTGFLAAALVLVGLLMCSIQMIGAQSIGVCYGKIANNLPSDQDVINLYNANGIKRMRIYYPETNVFNALKGSNIEIILDVPNQDLESLTDPSRANGWVQDNIINHFPDVKFKYIAVGNEVSPTNNGQYAPFVGPAMQNVYNALAAAGLQDQIKVSTATYSGLLANTYPPKDSIFRGEFNSFINPIIQFLARNNLPLLANVYPYFGHIYNTADVPLSYALFTQQEANPAGYQNLFDALLDSMYFAVEKAGGPNVEIIVSESGWPSEGNSAATIENAQTYYRNLIDHVKRGAGTPKKPGKTIETYLFAMFDENDKKGEITEKHFGLFSPDQRAKYQLNFN from the exons ATGGCTTTATGCATTAAAACTGGCTTTCTTGCAGCTGCCCTTGTACTTGTTGGGTTGTTAATGTGCAGTATCCAAATGATAg GGGCACAATCTATTGGAGTATGCTATGGAAAAATTGCCAACAATTTACCATCAGACCAAGATGTTATAAACCTATACAATGCTAATGGCATCAAAAGAATGAGAATATACTATCCAGAAACAAATGTCTTCAATGCTCTCAAGGGAAGTAACATTGAGATCATTCTCGATGTCCCAAATCAAGATCTTGAATCCCTTACGGATCCTTCAAGAGCCAATGGATGGGTCCAAGATAACATAATAAATCATTTTCCAGATGTTAAATTTAAATATATAGCTGTTGGAAATGAAGTATCTCCTACAAATAATGGTCAATATGCACCATTTGTTGGTCCTGCCATGCAAAATGTGTACAATGCATTAGCAGCAGCAGGGTTGCAAGATCAAATCAAGGTTTCAACTGCAACATATTCAGGGCTCTTAGCAAACACCTACCCACCTAAAGATAGTATTTTTCGAGGAGAATTCAATAGTTTCATTAATCCCATAATCCAATTTCTAGCACGAAATAACCTTCCACTCTTAGCCAATGTCTATCCTTATTTTGGTCACATTTACAACACTGCTGATGTCCCACTTTCTTATGCATTGTTCACACAACAAGAAGCAAATCCTGCAGGATATCAAAATCTTTTTGATGCCCTTTTGGATTCTATGTATTTTGCTGTAGAGAAAGCTGGAGGACCAAATGTGGAGATTATTGTATCTGAAAGTGGCTGGCCTTCTGAAGGAAACTCTGCAGCAACTATTGAAAATGCTCAAACTTATTACAGAAATTTGATTGATCATGTGAAAAGAGGGGCAGGAACCCCAAAGAAACCTGGAAAGACTATAGAAACTTATTTATTTGCCATGtttgatgaaaatgataagaaaGGAGAAATTACAGAGAAACACTTTGGACTCTTTTCTCCTGATCAGAGGGCAAAATATCAactcaatttcaattaa